In Pseudoclavibacter sp. Marseille-Q3772, the sequence CGCTCACCGGCAATGAGCACATTGCCCGCCCCATCGCGACCGTGTACGTCGGCATCGTAATTGCCATCACCATCGTCGACATGGTGCGCGATATCCTCCGCGGCAACTTCGGGCTCGACATCCTCGCCGTCGTCGCGATGACCGCAGCACTCGTCGTCGGCGAATACCTCGCGGCAATGATCGTCGCCCTCATGCTCACCGGTGGCGAAGCACTCGAAGACTACGCCGCATCCCGAGCCAGCAAAGACCTCGACGCCCTACTCAAACGCGCCCCGAACACAGCCCACCGAATCACCGACCGCACCGATACCGACGAAGTACCGGCACACACCGATATCCCGGTCGACGAGGTGCAGCCCGGCGACCCGCTGCTCATCAAACCCGCCGAAGTGTTCCCCGTTGACGGTGAACTCATCAGCGAAACCGCCGAAGTCGACGAATCCCAGCTCACCGGAGAAAGCATGCCGGCACACTACAACGCCGGCGACCGCATCCGTTCCGGCTCACTCAACGGCAACCGCGCAGTGCAACTACGCGCCACCGAAACTGCCGCGAACTCGCAGTACCAGCAGATCATCGCGCTCGTATCGGAAGCCGAAAACGCGAAAGCCCCCACAGTGCGCGTCGCCGACCGGTTCGCCATCCCGTTCACCATCGTCTCCCTCGCAATTGCCGGAATCGCGTGGTGGATCTCCGGCAACCCAACCCGCTTCGCCGAAGTCCTGGTGCTCGCCACCCCCTGCCCGCTGCTCATCGCCGCACCGGTCGCATTCATGGGCGGTATGAGCCGCGCCTCCCGCGAAGGTGTACTGGTGAAAGGTGGCGCCACCCTCGAACAGCTCGCAAAGGCCAAGGCGATCGCGTTCGATAAGACCGGCACGCTCACCTACGGCGAGCCGACGATCACTGCCATCCACCTGGCAGATGAGGCCGCCGGCGGCATCGGCGCCGCACAAACCGCCGAGCACCTCGACAACCGTGCGCTCGAGCTGCTGCGCCTGGCCGCATCCGCCGAACAATACTCAACCCACGTACTCGCTGCGGGCATCATCGACGCGGCAACCGCAAACGGCCTCACCCTCACCGCCACCGACGATGCCGAAGAACTCGCCACCAACGGTGTCGAAGCACTCGTTGACGGCCGCCGCGTACGAGTCGGCAAGCTCTCGTTCATCCGCGAACTCGACCCGACCACACCACGAGCCACGCTCGAAGCCGGCGAAACTGCCGTGTACGTCACCATCGACGGCCGCTTCGCCGCCGCCATCCGAGTCGCCGACCGACTGCGCGACAACGCCGACGAAACCGTACAAACACTGCGCGACCACGGCTTCGAATCGATCACCATGCTCACCGGCGACAACCAGCACACCGCCGATGCGCTCGCGGCAAAGGCAGGTATCACTGCGGTGCACGGCGAGCTGCTCCCCCAAGACAAAGTCCGCTTAGTCGCTGAAGAACCGCACCGTCCGGTAATCATGGTCGGCGACGGCGTGAATGACGCGCCAGTGCTTGCTGCCGCCGACGTCGGTATCGCGATGGGCGCACGCGGCGCAACCGCAGCGAGCGAGTCTGCGGATGCGGTCATCGTGCGCGACGACATCGTTAGCGTCGTGCGGGCGGTCGCGATTGGTCGGCACACCTACCGGGTCGCAATTACCGCGATCTGGATCGGAATCGCGCTATCGCTCGGGCTCATGACCGTGGCTGCGTTCGGCTACATCCCCGC encodes:
- a CDS encoding heavy metal translocating P-type ATPase, whose amino-acid sequence is MTVTSKFNIVRKYPLVWCTLILLPIVVVLALTGNEHIARPIATVYVGIVIAITIVDMVRDILRGNFGLDILAVVAMTAALVVGEYLAAMIVALMLTGGEALEDYAASRASKDLDALLKRAPNTAHRITDRTDTDEVPAHTDIPVDEVQPGDPLLIKPAEVFPVDGELISETAEVDESQLTGESMPAHYNAGDRIRSGSLNGNRAVQLRATETAANSQYQQIIALVSEAENAKAPTVRVADRFAIPFTIVSLAIAGIAWWISGNPTRFAEVLVLATPCPLLIAAPVAFMGGMSRASREGVLVKGGATLEQLAKAKAIAFDKTGTLTYGEPTITAIHLADEAAGGIGAAQTAEHLDNRALELLRLAASAEQYSTHVLAAGIIDAATANGLTLTATDDAEELATNGVEALVDGRRVRVGKLSFIRELDPTTPRATLEAGETAVYVTIDGRFAAAIRVADRLRDNADETVQTLRDHGFESITMLTGDNQHTADALAAKAGITAVHGELLPQDKVRLVAEEPHRPVIMVGDGVNDAPVLAAADVGIAMGARGATAASESADAVIVRDDIVSVVRAVAIGRHTYRVAITAIWIGIALSLGLMTVAAFGYIPAMWGALSQELVDLAAIVYALRALTSGSNELRS